A genome region from Euphorbia lathyris chromosome 4, ddEupLath1.1, whole genome shotgun sequence includes the following:
- the LOC136225578 gene encoding ATP synthase subunit d, mitochondrial-like, whose product MSGTVKKVADVAFQASRKIDWEGMSKVLVSDGARKEFATLRRTFDEVNATLQTKFSQEPEPIDWEYYRKEVGSRIVDAYKEAYDSMEIPKYVDTVTPQFKPKFDSLIVELKEAEERSLKESERLEKEIAEVQELKKKFSTMTADEYFEKHPEVKKKFDDEIRNDYWGY is encoded by the exons ATGAGTGGAACTGTAAAGAAAGTTGCAGATGTTGCATTCCAAGCATCGAGGAAGATTGATTGGGAAGGAATGTCAAAAGTTCTAGTCTCGGATGGGGCTCGCAAGGAGTTTGCCACTCTCCGTCGCACTTTTGATGAGGTTAATGCCACTCTCCAGACCAAGTTCAGCCAG GAACCTGAACCCATAGACTGGGAATATTATAGAAAAGAAGTTGGTTCACGCATAGTGGATGCATACAAAGAGGCTTATGACA GCATGGAGATCCCCAAATACGTGGACACAGTCACTCCACAATTCAAGCCTAAATTCGATTCATTG ATAGTAGAATTGAAAGAAGCAGAGGAGAGATCTCTGAAGGAGTCAGAGCGTTTGGAGAAAGAAATTGCAGAAGTCCAAGAGTTAAAG AAAAAGTTCAGTACAATGACTGCTGATGAGTACTTTGAGAAGCATCCCGAAGTGAAAAAGAAATTTGACGATGAGATCAGGAATGATTATTGGGGCTACTGA